The following are encoded together in the Bos javanicus breed banteng chromosome X, ARS-OSU_banteng_1.0, whole genome shotgun sequence genome:
- the IL3RA gene encoding interleukin-3 receptor subunit alpha isoform X2, with protein MALPWLAVLLTLICCSMTTDHAISDPDPPIKNLRIDPERKRLVWDQHENVSEIGCYVNSKILRKAIEKPYCSLGDLSCEVKNYTVKVIKGQPFSAWIQYPKQGNPLAAADNLTCRVRDVDQLSCSWAVGEEAPADVQYHFYLKHPFLSLQPERQTQFRFLVNGTSGGSKIPCRQMTHRLEEIEILAAPNITKKWCNESYSFMEWEVRSLFTEDIKYELEIQKGTDLAYKEETELKVLGLRNPGPYTVKIKAMDSLFFGSRPEGQWSAPQHLDCGRKDASFPIWLVYLLAPLGALLLVGLVFLCRRWPLMQKLFPRVPHVKDPVGDSFQNEGMMAWDPEQQSQEECPVVRVQVLGET; from the exons ATGGCCCTCCCCTGGCTGGCCGTGCTCCTGACACTCATCTGCTGCTCGATGACCACGGACCACG CCATCTCTGATCCAGACCCACCGATTAAGAACTTAAGGATagatccagaaagaaaaagattggtCTGGGACCAGCACGAAAATGTTTCTGAAATTGGGTGTTACGTCAATTCgaaaattttaagaaag GCAATAGAGAAGCCCTATTGCAGTCTTGGCGACTTGTCATGCGAAGTGAAAAACTATACTGTGAAGGTGATAAAAGGTCAACCGTTCTCTGCTTGGATTCAGTATCCAAAGCAAG GCAACCCCCTGGCGGCCGCGGACAACCTGACCTGCCGGGTGCGCGACGTGGATCAGCTCAGCTGCAGCTGGGCGGTGGGCGAGGAGGCCCCGGCGGACGTTCAATACCATTTCTATCTGAAGCACCCCTT CCTCTCCCTTCAACCTGAACGCCAAACTCAGTTCCGTTTCCTGGTGAATGGTACCAGCGGTGGCTCCAAAATCCCCTGCCGCCAAATGACCCATAGATTGGAAGAAATTG AAATATTAGCTGCCCCGAACATCACAAAAAAGTGGTGTAACGAAAGCTACTCATTCATGGAATGGGAAGTAAGGAGTCTCTTTACTGAAGACATCAAGTATGAACTTGAGATACAGAAG GGCACGGACCTCGCCTACAAAGAGGAG ACAGAGCTCAAGGTTTTGGGGCTGAGGAATCCGGGACCCTACACAGTGAAGATCAAGGCCATGGACTCCCTGTTCTTCGGGAGCAGACCGGAAGGCCAGTGGAGCGCCCCGCAGCACCTCG ACTGCGGCCGCAAGGACGCGTCCTTCCCGATCTGGCTGGTATACCTGCTGGCCCCGCTCGGGGCGCTGCTCCTGGTGGGGCTCGTCTTCCTGTGTCGCAG GTGGCCGTTGATGCAGAAGCTCTTCCCGCGTGTCCCTCACGTGAAAGACCCTGTCGGCGACAGCTTTCAGAACGAGGGGATG ATGGCCTGGGACCCCGAGCAGCAGAGCCAGGAGGAGTGCCCGGTGGTCCGCGTGCAGGTGTTGGGGGAAACGTGA
- the SLC25A6 gene encoding ADP/ATP translocase 3 — MTEQAISFAKDFLAGGIAAAISKTAVAPIERVKLLLQVQHASKQIAADKQYKGIVDCIVRIPKEQGVLSFWRGNLANVIRYFPTQALNFAFKDKYKQIFLGGVDKRTQFWRYFAGNLASGGAAGATSLCFVYPLDFARTRLAADVGKSGSEREFRGLGDCLVKITKSDGIRGLYQGFNVSVQGIIIYRAAYFGIYDTAKGMLPDPKNTHIVVSWMIAQTVTAVAGVVSYPFDTVRRRMMMQSGRKGADIMYKGTVDCWRKILKDEGGKAFFKGAWSNVLRGMGGAFVLVLYDELKKVI; from the exons ATGACGGAACAGGCCATCTCCTTCGCCAAGGATTTCCTGGCCGGGGGCATCGCCGCCGCCATCTCCAAGACTGCCGTTGCCCCGATCGAGCGCGTCAAGCTGCTGCTGCAG GTACAGCACGCGAGCAAGCAGATCGCGGCCGACAAGCAGTACAAGGGCATCGTGGACTGCATCGTGCGTATCCCCAAGGAGCAGGGCGTGCTGTCCTTCTGGCGGGGCAACCTGGCCAACGTCATCCGCTATTTCCCCACGCAAGCGCTCAACTTCGCTTTCAAAGACAAGTACAAGCAGATCTTCCTGGGGGGCGTGGACAAGCGCACGCAGTTCTGGAGGTACTTTGCGGGCAACCTGGCCTCCGGCGGGGCGGCCGGGGCCACCTCCCTGTGCTTCGTCTACCCGCTGGATTTCGCCCGAACCCGCCTGGCGGCCGACGTGGGCAAGTCGGGCAGTGAGCGCGAGTTCAGGGGCCTGGGAGACTGTCTGGTGAAGATCACCAAGTCCGACGGCATCCGCGGGCTGTACCAGGGCTTCAACGTGTCGGTGCAGGGCATCATCATCTACCGCGCCGCCTACTTCGGCATCTACGACACCGCCAAGG gcATGCTCCCCGACCCCAAGAACACGCACATCGTGGTGAGCTGGATGATCGCGCAGACCGTGACGGCCGTGGCGGGCGTGGTCTCCTACCCCTTCGACACCGTGCGGCGGCGCATGATGATGCAGTCGGGGCGCAAAGGAG CCGACATCATGTACAAGGGCACCGTGGACTGCTGGCGGAAGATCCTCAAGGACGAGGGCGGCAAGGCCTTCTTCAAGGGCGCCTGGTCCAACGTTCTGCGCGGCATGGGCGGCGCCTTCGTGCTGGTCCTCTACGACGAGCTCAAGAAGGTCATCTag
- the IL3RA gene encoding interleukin-3 receptor subunit alpha isoform X3 yields the protein MALPWLAVLLTLICCSMTTDHAISDPDPPIKNLRIDPERKRLVWDQHENVSEIGCYVNSKILRKAIEKPYCSLGDLSCEVKNYTVKVIKGQPFSAWIQYPKQGNPLAAADNLTCRVRDVDQLSCSWAVGEEAPADVQYHFYLKHPLKTWPCPKYMQNQQGVNVQCHFDSLSLQPERQTQFRFLVNGTSGGSKIPCRQMTHRLEEIEILAAPNITKKWCNESYSFMEWEVRSLFTEDIKYELEIQKMVKNPPARTGDPASIPGSGRSPGNALQSCCLERLIRMTSVISVQARTSPTKRRWVSIPCGPRNLPSQAQAPYFHQCPDPLRRSFPVHRLGVITYIPSFAATSLGTW from the exons ATGGCCCTCCCCTGGCTGGCCGTGCTCCTGACACTCATCTGCTGCTCGATGACCACGGACCACG CCATCTCTGATCCAGACCCACCGATTAAGAACTTAAGGATagatccagaaagaaaaagattggtCTGGGACCAGCACGAAAATGTTTCTGAAATTGGGTGTTACGTCAATTCgaaaattttaagaaag GCAATAGAGAAGCCCTATTGCAGTCTTGGCGACTTGTCATGCGAAGTGAAAAACTATACTGTGAAGGTGATAAAAGGTCAACCGTTCTCTGCTTGGATTCAGTATCCAAAGCAAG GCAACCCCCTGGCGGCCGCGGACAACCTGACCTGCCGGGTGCGCGACGTGGATCAGCTCAGCTGCAGCTGGGCGGTGGGCGAGGAGGCCCCGGCGGACGTTCAATACCATTTCTATCTGAAGCACCCCTT GAAGACGTGGCCATGTCCCAAGTACATGCAGAACCAGCAGGGCGTCAACGTCCAGTGCCATTTTGACAGCCTCTCCCTTCAACCTGAACGCCAAACTCAGTTCCGTTTCCTGGTGAATGGTACCAGCGGTGGCTCCAAAATCCCCTGCCGCCAAATGACCCATAGATTGGAAGAAATTG AAATATTAGCTGCCCCGAACATCACAAAAAAGTGGTGTAACGAAAGCTACTCATTCATGGAATGGGAAGTAAGGAGTCTCTTTACTGAAGACATCAAGTATGAACTTGAGATACAGAAG atggtaaagaatccgcctgccagaacaggagacccagcttcgatccctgggtcgggaagatcccctggcaacgcactccagtctTGTTGCCTGGAGCGTCTCATACGTATGACATCTGTGATTTCTGTTCA GGCACGGACCTCGCCTACAAAGAGGAGGTGGGTATCCATCCCGTGCGGCCCCCGCAATCTGCCGTCCCAAGCACAGGCTCCTTATTTCCATCAGTGTCCAGACCCTCTGAGACGAAGCTTCCCAGTGCACAGACTGGGCGTTATCACCTACATACCCTCCTTCGCGGCTACATCCCTCGGGACTTGGTGA
- the IL3RA gene encoding interleukin-3 receptor subunit alpha isoform X1, protein MALPWLAVLLTLICCSMTTDHAISDPDPPIKNLRIDPERKRLVWDQHENVSEIGCYVNSKILRKAIEKPYCSLGDLSCEVKNYTVKVIKGQPFSAWIQYPKQGNPLAAADNLTCRVRDVDQLSCSWAVGEEAPADVQYHFYLKHPLKTWPCPKYMQNQQGVNVQCHFDSLSLQPERQTQFRFLVNGTSGGSKIPCRQMTHRLEEIEILAAPNITKKWCNESYSFMEWEVRSLFTEDIKYELEIQKGTDLAYKEETELKVLGLRNPGPYTVKIKAMDSLFFGSRPEGQWSAPQHLDCGRKDASFPIWLVYLLAPLGALLLVGLVFLCRRWPLMQKLFPRVPHVKDPVGDSFQNEGMMAWDPEQQSQEECPVVRVQVLGET, encoded by the exons ATGGCCCTCCCCTGGCTGGCCGTGCTCCTGACACTCATCTGCTGCTCGATGACCACGGACCACG CCATCTCTGATCCAGACCCACCGATTAAGAACTTAAGGATagatccagaaagaaaaagattggtCTGGGACCAGCACGAAAATGTTTCTGAAATTGGGTGTTACGTCAATTCgaaaattttaagaaag GCAATAGAGAAGCCCTATTGCAGTCTTGGCGACTTGTCATGCGAAGTGAAAAACTATACTGTGAAGGTGATAAAAGGTCAACCGTTCTCTGCTTGGATTCAGTATCCAAAGCAAG GCAACCCCCTGGCGGCCGCGGACAACCTGACCTGCCGGGTGCGCGACGTGGATCAGCTCAGCTGCAGCTGGGCGGTGGGCGAGGAGGCCCCGGCGGACGTTCAATACCATTTCTATCTGAAGCACCCCTT GAAGACGTGGCCATGTCCCAAGTACATGCAGAACCAGCAGGGCGTCAACGTCCAGTGCCATTTTGACAGCCTCTCCCTTCAACCTGAACGCCAAACTCAGTTCCGTTTCCTGGTGAATGGTACCAGCGGTGGCTCCAAAATCCCCTGCCGCCAAATGACCCATAGATTGGAAGAAATTG AAATATTAGCTGCCCCGAACATCACAAAAAAGTGGTGTAACGAAAGCTACTCATTCATGGAATGGGAAGTAAGGAGTCTCTTTACTGAAGACATCAAGTATGAACTTGAGATACAGAAG GGCACGGACCTCGCCTACAAAGAGGAG ACAGAGCTCAAGGTTTTGGGGCTGAGGAATCCGGGACCCTACACAGTGAAGATCAAGGCCATGGACTCCCTGTTCTTCGGGAGCAGACCGGAAGGCCAGTGGAGCGCCCCGCAGCACCTCG ACTGCGGCCGCAAGGACGCGTCCTTCCCGATCTGGCTGGTATACCTGCTGGCCCCGCTCGGGGCGCTGCTCCTGGTGGGGCTCGTCTTCCTGTGTCGCAG GTGGCCGTTGATGCAGAAGCTCTTCCCGCGTGTCCCTCACGTGAAAGACCCTGTCGGCGACAGCTTTCAGAACGAGGGGATG ATGGCCTGGGACCCCGAGCAGCAGAGCCAGGAGGAGTGCCCGGTGGTCCGCGTGCAGGTGTTGGGGGAAACGTGA